Within the Clostridium scatologenes genome, the region TGAAGGCTTTGGTACTTATCTATCAGATGAAACTGAAGATTATTTTAAAGAAGATGATTTTCCCGATTTAAATATGGATACACTTAAAAGCAGCATAATAGCTAATTTCTTTTATCCTGATAAAATTAAAGATATAAAGGAATATGTAGAAAATGAGGATAACAATTTTAGTATTTACATATATACTAAAATTTTATTTTCAATACTTACAGCCTCAGATTATTATGCGACAGCAGAATATATGGATGGACATAAAGTAGTTGATATGGGCACTATAACTAAAGAGTTAAAGGAAAGGTTTTGCTCAGAATTTAACAATTATGAAATCACAAAAAGCATAAGAAATTATGAAAAAAATCCAGTTATTGATGGTAATTATACAAGTATAAATGAACTTAGATCTGAAATAACTTTAGAAAGTGAAAAAAATTATTTGAAGAATAAAGATAAAAACATATATTACCTTGAAGCACCTACAGGAGCGGGTAAGACTATAACCTCCATAAATTTGGCAAATTTAATACTCAAATCAGAAGAAAATATCAATAAACTTTTTTATGTGTTTCCATTTAATACTCTAGTTGAACAGACAGAAAAGGGATTAAAGGACATATTTAAAAGTGATATAACACAAAACATATCTGTAATAAATTCTTTAACACCAATAAAAACAGTAGATGAAAATGAGGATTATAAAGACTTTAGAAGTAAAGAAAATAACAGAAAAATTGACTATAAAAAGTCACTGCTCAATAGAATCTTTCTCAATTATCCTTTTATTATAACGACTCATGTTAACCTATTTAATTATCTTTTTGGTACTAGCAGAGAAGAAGGTTTTCCTCTAATTCACATTTGTAATTCAATAGTAATAATTGATGAAATTCAAAGCTATAAAAATGGAATATGGAAAGAAATAATTAATTTTTTGAATGCTTATGCGGAAATTCTCAATATAAAGGTTATTATAATGTCGGCTACACTTCCTAGACTTAATAAGCTTGTAGAAGGAGAAGACAATAACTTTGTTTATCTCATAGAAGACAGAAAACACTATTTTGGAAATCCATTATTTAAAAATAGAGTTCAATTTGAAATGCTTAACTTAGGAGAAGATCCAGAGAGTGAAGGTTTTGAACTGCTTTTAAAGGATATATTAATGGAAAGCAAAAGCAATAATAAAATTTTAATAGAGTTTATATTTAAAAAGCATGCAGATAAGTTTTTTGATTATATGAATGAAAATTTTATTAGTGACAGTGGTTATGAAATTAAGGTTATAACTTCTGATGACAACAAAATAGATAGAGAAAAGATTATAAAATTAGCAAAGGGAAAGAAAAACAGGGTAATTATTATATCAACTCAGGTTATAGAAGCAGGCGTGGATATTGATATGGATCTTGGATATAAAAATATATCTATTTTAGATGCAGAAGAGCAGTTTATGGGCAGGATAAATAGATCATGTTTAAATTCTGGAAGGGTAAAATTCTTTCAAATAGATAACTGCAGACTGCTTTATAAAGATGATGTTAGAAAAGAAAAAGAGCTTACTTTAATTAACCCAGAAATACACGGAATCCTAAGAAACAAAGATTTTGAAGGATATTATGACAGGGTTATAAATAAAATTGAGAAGAAAAAAACAGAAATTAATGATAAAGGTTATTTAAGTTTTATAAAACAGCTTTATAACTTAAATTTTGAAAAGATAAAAGATTATATGAAGCTTATTGATGATGAAATGAATCAAAATAAGTATACTATATTTCTTTCAAGGAAAATTGAAATTAAGGATGAGAAAAGCGGAAATACTGACATACTTGATGGAAGTATCTTATGGAAAGATTATAAAAAACTATTGATGGACAGTAAAATGGATTATTCTGAAAGAAGAGTGAAGCTTTCAGAAAAGAACGCACAGTTAAGCTATTTTATTTATAAGGTTAAAAAGCTTCCAAGCCAGTATAATGAAATACTTGGAGATATCTATTATATTGAGGATGGAGAAAAGTATGTGGTAAATGGTAGATTCAATCAGGAAATATTTATGGGAGAAACTTCAGATGAAGCTAATTTAATATTATAAACAGAGTTTTTGGCATCGGATAAAATTTGTTTTTAATGGAGGTGTAATATGAAAATCACAGGAACAATAATAAATTACTATATCCACTGTAAACGCCAATGTTGGCTTCATGGTCACAGAATAAATTTGGAAGATAATAGTGAAGAAGTGAGAATAGGAAAAGTATTGCATGAGTTGGCAGCAGAAGGTAAGAAGAATGCGGAAATATCTATAGAAAACATAAAAATAGATAAGATAACAGATGAATATTTAGTTGAAATGAAAAAATCAGATGCAGATGTGGAAGCTGTAAAATGGCAGGTTTTGTTATACCTTAAAATACTGAAGGAAAAGGGCATAGAGAAAAAAGGAAAAATTCAGTTTGAAGAAAAAAAGAAGCAGGATAAAAAGATAGTTTACATTGACCTTACAGAAGAAAATGAACAAGCTTTACAAGAATTTTTAAATAGTATAAATAATTTACTGGAACAAGAAAATCCTCCAAAAGAAGAATTGAAAAAGGGTTGTAAGAAGTGTGCTTATTATGAATACTGCTTTATTTAAATACAATAAAATGAAAAATCATACATAGTGTTATTAAATTTATTTTATTGTTGCCACTTATAAAACTTCGTTTTTTGAAAAGTTTGAAACGGCTATTTTACAAACTTAGCACTTTTCTTATAATTACATTTACTGAAGATAAAAAATTGTATTTTCAATATTGATTTTTAATAGATGTTTTTGAAAATGTTTTTTCAGCTATAGCTAATACAAATTCAAAAGTCTTAAAAGTCTATACGTTTATTATAGAGTGAGAAGGTGATGTTATGGGGAGTGGGACAAGATTTATAATGTCTCAGGGAGATATTACAAGAAAAGATAATTCTATTTGTTTTAGAAAAGGAAACAAAAATACATATATGCCAGTGGAAGCAACTAAAGAACTTTATTTATTAAATGAAGTAAGTTTAAATACTAAATTCTTAGATTTTGCAGCTAAAGCTGGTATTGTGATACATTTCTTTAATTATTATGGCTATTATAGCGGAACTTTTTATCCAAAGGAATATTTAATAAGTGGAAATCTTACAATAAAACAGTCAGAGGCTTTTATTAAAAATAGAATACATATTGCAAAGGCATTTGTAAAAGGTATAGGTATCAATATTTATGAGGTAGTTTATCATTATTATAAGCATGACAAGAAAGAGACCAAGGAATTTTTGGATTGGATCAAAAAAGATTTCATGGATATTTTAGATAAAACAAATGATATAAAACAAGTGTTGTTTATAGAAGGTCAAGTTTGGATGAAGTTTTATGATAACTTTAAATATTTTTTGCCAGAGGATTTTTTAATGAATAAAAGAGTAAAAAGACCTCCAGATAATCCAATGAATGCTATGATTTCCTTTGGTAACTCTATACTTTATGCTAGAACTATTTCTCAAATTTATCATACTCATTTAAATCAAAGCATAAGTTTTCTTCATGAACCAAGCGAAGGAAGGTTTTCCTTAAGTCTTGATCTTTCAGAAGTATTTAAACCAGCTATTGTATATAAGACTATTTTTGAATTAGTTAACAATAAAAAGATACAGGTATCAAAGCACTTTGACAGAAAGCTTAATTATTGTTTGCTGAATGAGGCTGGAAAGAAAGTATTTATACCAGCCTTAGAGGAAAGGTTTAATAGTGTATTTGAGCATGCCAAATTAAAAAGAAAGGTTAGTTATGAAGCAGCTATTAAATATGATGGATACAAGCTTATAAAGTATATAGTTGAAGGCAAGGATTTTGTACCATTTAGCCTTAAGGAGATGATGTGATGTGGGGAAGATAGAAAATTGTAATTATGCCTTTGTTTTTTATGATATTAATGAAAAAAGGGTTCAAAGAGTTTTTAAGATTTGTAAAAAGTATTTTAAACATCATCAAAAATCAGTATTTAGAGGAAGTATAACTCCATCTAATTTAATAAAGCTAAGAGCAGAACTTAAAAAGGTTATTGATGAAAGTGAGGATTTTGTATCAATAATAAAATTAATGAATGAAAAAAGCTTTAGTGAAGAAACATTAGGAGTAAATTTAGAAAATAGTGAATCATTAATTCTTTAAATTTTACCAGCTAAAGCTAGAAGTGAATTACCTTTGAAGCTATGATATATAAGGCTTTAAGGGTAATTTTATATTGCAGTTTGAAAAATTAAAAAACGGCTGGTAAAATTTTAAGAAAATCCTTTATTTTCAATGGGTTAAGAGGTATAATAAAAAATAAGAATGGCTATTTTACAGTGGTTGAACTATAACATAGGATGTATTTAAATTTCCATCTGATTTGATAACCGCTATGTCCATGATTGTTGAACTATAACATAGGATGTATTTAAATCAGAACAAGTCTTATAAAAATGATTACTATAGCAGGTTGAACTATAACATAGGATGTATTTAAATTCTATAAGTAATATAGCATTGCTTAGTACTTCCATAGTTGAACTATAACATAGGATGTATTTAAATAAATAATGAATTTGGTGTTGGAAGAATAATTTTAGATGTTGAACTATAACATAGGATGTATTTAAATAATACCATTAGCAGACATACAAGCAAGAAGATTAACGTTGAACTATAACATAGGATGTATTTAAATTCCCTGTTGCAACATGATAGGAAAGCGAATATACCCGTTGAACTATAACATAGGATGTATTTAAATCTTCCTTTTATTATTTTATATTTCTATCCATTTAGCGTTGAACTATAACATAGGATGTATTTAAATTGTAACCATATAATTATTTTAAATTCTTTATCATTTGTTGAACTATAACATAGGATGTATTTAAATGATGGTGAAGTAACAAATAAAAGATTTGTTGGTGGAAGTTGAACTATAACATAGGATGTATTTAAATCGAATAAAATTCCCAAAATGAAAGTTTGAAACCTGTTGAACTATAACATAGGATGTATTTAAATCAAATCAGTTTTAAATGTTTTCCTAATATCCACAATCGTTGAACTATAACATAGGATGTATTTAAATGAACTTGGATCATCAGGAGATATAATTCTTTGTGAGTTGAACTATAACATAGGATGTATTTAAATCAGATGATGAACGATTTAAATGTACTTATGATAGCAGGTTGAACTATAACATAGGATGTATTTAAATAAAGTTAACCATAACAAGATTTTTTATATAGTATATTTAACAAAGCATAGATCAAGCTAAGCGAAACAGTAACTTTGAATTGAACTTAATTACTATAAAATTATAATCTGAGAATTAGCTAGATTTATTCCATTGCTGCCATTGCTAATATCTACACCTTCTTTATATGGAGCTCTTTCATCTATTGTTCAAGGAGTAAGTGATCTTGGTTTTGTACTTAACTTGGATAAGCTTTTCTAAGACTCAGATGTGTTAAATGTCTAGATGAGATTTAACCAGCTTGCTTAGGTAAGAAGTATTACTCATAAGCAAACTTCAGCTGAGTATAGGAATCACTTAATTTCTTTTATTTCAATCTGTAATTATTTTCCTTACCACTTATTGCTACAATGAAATTTTTGTACATTTCCAAAATTCTACTTCCTATACATTTTTGTAGCTTCGTTATAAACCTTGTAGTTTCCGAAGATAAGTTTATTTCTTCGTGTTTCTATGCCTGAAAAACTCCAGATTCTCTTAAGATTATCCATTTCTCTACACTTGCAAAAGGCAATAGTATCTTGAGAGTTAGGAGAGTGTCTTATAATATATCCTTTTCCACCACAAATAGGGCAGTTTTCTAAAGCGTCAAATTCAGATGAGTCCTTCCATGTCCCCTTGATACCACTCTGTTTTTTCTTCTTCTCTTTCATATTTTCCAAATTGCGTTTCCTCAATCTCTGAATTATATCCCCAACTTTTTTCATAGTTTCCCCATGTTCTT harbors:
- a CDS encoding CRISPR-associated helicase/endonuclease Cas3 codes for the protein MYFEHVDVFKIEDHVSNLENMYAHRDTENKNPKEHLKCHIERTIEYFYFICREKNLDNIFINLEKSLLKGKDIVLVKLWKEMLINTVYMHDVGKINPAFQYDIMLNDFYKDNESRDSKHSLLSSYIYVSYFNKKIKNLDIEKLDKSFLRYFMYLNAYIISKHHGYLSDFEGFGTYLSDETEDYFKEDDFPDLNMDTLKSSIIANFFYPDKIKDIKEYVENEDNNFSIYIYTKILFSILTASDYYATAEYMDGHKVVDMGTITKELKERFCSEFNNYEITKSIRNYEKNPVIDGNYTSINELRSEITLESEKNYLKNKDKNIYYLEAPTGAGKTITSINLANLILKSEENINKLFYVFPFNTLVEQTEKGLKDIFKSDITQNISVINSLTPIKTVDENEDYKDFRSKENNRKIDYKKSLLNRIFLNYPFIITTHVNLFNYLFGTSREEGFPLIHICNSIVIIDEIQSYKNGIWKEIINFLNAYAEILNIKVIIMSATLPRLNKLVEGEDNNFVYLIEDRKHYFGNPLFKNRVQFEMLNLGEDPESEGFELLLKDILMESKSNNKILIEFIFKKHADKFFDYMNENFISDSGYEIKVITSDDNKIDREKIIKLAKGKKNRVIIISTQVIEAGVDIDMDLGYKNISILDAEEQFMGRINRSCLNSGRVKFFQIDNCRLLYKDDVRKEKELTLINPEIHGILRNKDFEGYYDRVINKIEKKKTEINDKGYLSFIKQLYNLNFEKIKDYMKLIDDEMNQNKYTIFLSRKIEIKDEKSGNTDILDGSILWKDYKKLLMDSKMDYSERRVKLSEKNAQLSYFIYKVKKLPSQYNEILGDIYYIEDGEKYVVNGRFNQEIFMGETSDEANLIL
- the cas4 gene encoding CRISPR-associated protein Cas4 translates to MKITGTIINYYIHCKRQCWLHGHRINLEDNSEEVRIGKVLHELAAEGKKNAEISIENIKIDKITDEYLVEMKKSDADVEAVKWQVLLYLKILKEKGIEKKGKIQFEEKKKQDKKIVYIDLTEENEQALQEFLNSINNLLEQENPPKEELKKGCKKCAYYEYCFI
- the cas1b gene encoding type I-B CRISPR-associated endonuclease Cas1b — protein: MGSGTRFIMSQGDITRKDNSICFRKGNKNTYMPVEATKELYLLNEVSLNTKFLDFAAKAGIVIHFFNYYGYYSGTFYPKEYLISGNLTIKQSEAFIKNRIHIAKAFVKGIGINIYEVVYHYYKHDKKETKEFLDWIKKDFMDILDKTNDIKQVLFIEGQVWMKFYDNFKYFLPEDFLMNKRVKRPPDNPMNAMISFGNSILYARTISQIYHTHLNQSISFLHEPSEGRFSLSLDLSEVFKPAIVYKTIFELVNNKKIQVSKHFDRKLNYCLLNEAGKKVFIPALEERFNSVFEHAKLKRKVSYEAAIKYDGYKLIKYIVEGKDFVPFSLKEMM
- the cas2 gene encoding CRISPR-associated endonuclease Cas2 — its product is MGKIENCNYAFVFYDINEKRVQRVFKICKKYFKHHQKSVFRGSITPSNLIKLRAELKKVIDESEDFVSIIKLMNEKSFSEETLGVNLENSESLIL